One Candidatus Binataceae bacterium genomic window carries:
- a CDS encoding ABC transporter permease subunit, producing the protein MDATPSTISARRLMGGTISFILVAAIIALFFAYQKRAMTLVHHPPSIAISLSHLPYYVFCSFYRMLAAYIVALVFSIIYGMSAARGGLWERILIPVVDIAQSVPVVGFFPAAIYFFVALARGRLGVEMAVVFLIFTSQAWNMTLGIYESVKTIPGDSNESLQAFGVTGWLRFQRLLMPASVPKLVYNSILSWVAGWYYLTACEIITVGPANYRLPGIGSFLMQAANDGQILEILAGLLVLLAVIVLMDLIVWQPLTEWSEKFRFEFAASSGPAHSLGMLDVFGGIGPAVLRMLRTILLPPWRAAAHALDKMARTRALSSPVAKGTSRFLRLFLIGSLVIFSAWAVGAGLVALAHALIRPWPPEAKQIPSAMLMSFGRLVIAYAISLAWTVPCALAASESAKFKRILTPLAEIAGAVPATAFFPLIVLFVVRLTGGMNLASILLILTGMQWYVLFNLLAGVNSVPEDLREAARAFGLSRFATWRKLILPAVMPSLITGSLTAWGGGWNALIVSEYVPFRGHTYTVNGLGALLQVATWAGNGTMILLSLLSMVLVVVLLNRVVWRRLYDNATERYRLDY; encoded by the coding sequence ATGGATGCAACACCCTCCACCATCTCCGCGCGCCGACTGATGGGCGGAACGATCTCCTTCATTCTTGTGGCGGCGATAATCGCGCTGTTCTTCGCCTACCAGAAACGGGCGATGACCCTGGTCCATCATCCGCCCAGCATCGCGATCTCGCTCAGCCATCTACCGTATTACGTCTTTTGCTCATTCTACCGCATGCTCGCCGCGTACATCGTGGCGCTGGTCTTCTCGATCATATATGGAATGTCGGCGGCGCGCGGCGGACTGTGGGAACGAATCCTCATTCCGGTGGTTGATATCGCACAATCGGTGCCGGTGGTCGGCTTTTTTCCTGCCGCGATCTACTTTTTCGTCGCGCTCGCGCGTGGCCGGCTCGGCGTCGAGATGGCGGTAGTGTTCCTGATCTTCACCAGCCAGGCGTGGAACATGACGCTCGGCATCTACGAGTCGGTAAAGACCATCCCGGGAGATTCCAACGAATCGCTACAGGCATTCGGCGTGACCGGATGGCTCCGCTTTCAACGACTCCTGATGCCGGCGTCTGTGCCCAAGCTGGTCTACAACTCGATCCTGTCGTGGGTCGCAGGTTGGTACTACCTGACCGCTTGCGAAATTATCACCGTGGGACCCGCCAACTATCGTCTTCCCGGAATTGGCAGCTTTTTGATGCAGGCGGCCAACGACGGGCAGATTCTTGAGATTCTGGCAGGCCTTCTGGTGCTGCTTGCGGTAATCGTGCTGATGGACCTCATCGTGTGGCAGCCGCTTACCGAATGGTCGGAAAAGTTCCGCTTCGAGTTTGCCGCATCCTCAGGGCCGGCGCATTCGCTGGGAATGCTGGACGTGTTCGGTGGAATCGGCCCCGCGGTTTTAAGGATGCTGCGTACCATCCTGTTGCCGCCGTGGCGGGCGGCGGCACACGCGCTGGATAAAATGGCGCGCACCCGGGCACTTTCCAGTCCTGTGGCCAAGGGAACTTCCCGATTCCTGCGGCTGTTCCTGATTGGATCGCTGGTGATTTTTTCGGCGTGGGCCGTAGGCGCTGGATTGGTAGCCCTGGCGCACGCGCTGATTCGGCCGTGGCCGCCGGAAGCAAAACAGATTCCGAGCGCGATGCTAATGTCGTTCGGGCGACTGGTGATCGCGTATGCAATCTCGCTCGCCTGGACTGTGCCGTGCGCGCTGGCTGCCAGCGAGAGCGCCAAATTCAAGCGCATCCTCACCCCTCTCGCGGAAATCGCCGGTGCCGTCCCTGCCACCGCGTTCTTCCCCCTCATAGTGTTGTTCGTCGTGCGCCTGACCGGCGGGATGAACTTGGCGTCGATCCTGCTTATCCTCACCGGAATGCAATGGTACGTCCTGTTCAATCTGCTCGCCGGAGTGAACTCGGTGCCCGAGGACCTGAGAGAGGCCGCTCGCGCGTTTGGACTGTCGCGCTTTGCCACTTGGCGCAAACTGATCCTTCCTGCAGTTATGCCGTCTTTAATCACTGGCAGCTTGACTGCGTGGGGGGGCGGATGGAACGCACTTATTGTTTCGGAGTACGTCCCTTTTCGGGGACACACGTATACGGTCAACGGGTTGGGCGCTTTACTCCAGGTGGCGACTTGGGCTGGAAACGGAA
- a CDS encoding DUF2231 domain-containing protein produces the protein MDAVVHFLQPLDLHPVADHFTVALLMVGVLIDLIASLFPLRAWLRYTALTLMVLGALSAGSSYATGDMEAGRIWNALSDPAKAVLHRHAFLAEIAAIVFGVLAVWRILIEGLSVFAGTRPVYLLVAFVAVCGLGYVGHLGGVLVYTYGAGTQLMAAEQSATPAGTPSASPAMPLPTVSVPTPEPSAGPPPASAPSMAGSPTTAPSQSSSPAASPTPDGV, from the coding sequence ATGGACGCCGTAGTGCATTTCCTGCAACCCTTGGATCTCCATCCCGTCGCCGACCACTTCACGGTTGCGCTCTTGATGGTCGGCGTGCTGATCGACCTGATCGCGAGCCTGTTTCCCTTGCGCGCGTGGTTGCGATACACCGCGCTCACCCTGATGGTCCTAGGTGCGCTCTCCGCGGGCTCTTCCTATGCCACCGGGGACATGGAAGCCGGCAGAATCTGGAATGCGCTCAGTGACCCGGCCAAGGCGGTCCTACATCGCCACGCATTCCTCGCCGAAATTGCGGCGATCGTATTCGGCGTCCTGGCTGTTTGGCGAATCCTGATTGAAGGCCTCAGCGTCTTCGCGGGCACCCGGCCCGTCTATCTCCTCGTCGCTTTTGTTGCGGTCTGCGGCCTCGGCTACGTTGGACATCTGGGCGGGGTGCTGGTCTATACGTACGGTGCGGGTACTCAATTGATGGCCGCAGAACAGAGCGCGACACCGGCCGGGACCCCATCCGCCTCGCCCGCGATGCCGCTGCCCACGGTTTCCGTCCCCACCCCAGAGCCTTCTGCAGGGCCGCCGCCAGCCTCAGCGCCTTCGATGGCCGGCTCGCCCACCACCGCTCCGTCGCAGAGTTCGTCACCGGCCGCGTCGCCGACCCCGGACGGAGTATGA
- a CDS encoding nuclear transport factor 2 family protein, which produces MEPSAMAKESLEVADRLFKAIERSDVNAIKDIYAPHAKIWHNFDNLAQSVDENLAVLKWVVANIAEISYTEIHRQPTPSGFIQQHVLRGKVKASGKEIAIPACIVCKVENGRITGLDEYLDSAQTAALRG; this is translated from the coding sequence ATGGAACCAAGCGCAATGGCAAAGGAATCACTCGAAGTCGCGGATCGCCTATTCAAGGCGATCGAACGCAGCGACGTGAACGCAATCAAAGATATCTACGCGCCCCATGCTAAGATCTGGCACAACTTCGACAACTTGGCGCAGAGCGTCGATGAGAATCTGGCGGTGCTCAAGTGGGTGGTCGCGAACATTGCTGAAATCTCCTACACCGAGATCCACCGCCAGCCGACGCCCAGTGGCTTCATTCAGCAGCACGTGCTGCGTGGCAAGGTGAAAGCGTCGGGGAAGGAGATCGCAATACCCGCATGCATCGTGTGCAAGGTCGAAAATGGCCGCATAACCGGGCTCGATGAATACCTGGACTCGGCGCAAACCGCAGCGCTCAGAGGCTGA
- a CDS encoding LLM class flavin-dependent oxidoreductase — translation MDKRLGFGVFLAPHHPIGEHPTLQFQRDLELAAWLDQLHFDEFWVGEHHSGGWETIGSPEMFLVAAAERTKRIRLGTGVVSIPYHHPFNVAQRIVHLDHLSNGRAMLGVGPGALPSDAVMLGIDPMTQRERMDEGLGVVLRLLNSEEPFSHKGAWFELHDGALQLRPLQARIPVAVASTVSPSGMKCAGKYGVGVLSVASYSEEGLQALPTQWNFGETSAKEFGQKIDRGEWRIVVPFHLGESKEQALREVAEGLKRWQNEYIVGILGSPQRSPFADGYEAARRMSEYGGAIIGTPDDALEKIEHYQKLSGGFGTILAFAHDWTTREQMLRSYEMIARYVMPRCQGLIRPIQNSADRVSARKKELMDKASGAVLKAIRDYNATHPRQK, via the coding sequence ATGGACAAACGTCTTGGGTTCGGCGTGTTTCTCGCACCGCACCATCCAATCGGCGAGCACCCTACCCTCCAGTTTCAGCGCGATCTGGAATTGGCGGCATGGCTCGACCAGTTGCACTTCGACGAATTCTGGGTCGGAGAACATCATTCCGGAGGTTGGGAAACCATCGGATCCCCCGAGATGTTCCTGGTCGCGGCCGCAGAGCGGACCAAGCGAATCCGCCTCGGCACCGGTGTGGTCTCGATTCCGTATCATCACCCCTTCAACGTGGCCCAGCGTATCGTGCATCTCGATCATCTGAGCAACGGGCGCGCGATGCTGGGGGTTGGTCCGGGAGCCCTGCCGTCCGATGCGGTGATGCTCGGCATCGATCCCATGACCCAGCGCGAACGGATGGATGAAGGCCTAGGCGTGGTACTCCGCCTGCTAAATTCCGAGGAGCCTTTCAGCCACAAGGGCGCGTGGTTCGAATTGCACGATGGGGCGCTTCAGCTCCGTCCATTGCAGGCCAGAATTCCGGTCGCGGTCGCATCGACCGTTTCTCCGTCGGGAATGAAATGCGCCGGCAAGTATGGGGTGGGTGTGCTCTCGGTCGCGTCGTACTCGGAAGAAGGTCTGCAGGCTCTGCCAACGCAATGGAATTTTGGCGAGACCTCGGCCAAGGAATTCGGCCAGAAGATCGATCGAGGGGAGTGGCGTATCGTGGTGCCATTTCATCTTGGCGAATCAAAAGAACAGGCGCTCCGCGAAGTCGCCGAAGGGCTCAAGCGCTGGCAAAACGAGTACATCGTGGGAATTCTCGGCAGTCCGCAGCGTTCGCCGTTCGCCGATGGTTATGAAGCAGCCCGGCGGATGAGCGAATACGGCGGCGCGATAATCGGCACGCCGGATGATGCGCTCGAGAAGATTGAACACTATCAAAAGCTGTCCGGGGGCTTTGGAACGATCCTGGCCTTTGCACACGATTGGACCACGCGCGAACAGATGTTGCGCAGCTACGAAATGATCGCGCGCTACGTAATGCCGCGCTGCCAGGGACTCATCCGCCCCATCCAGAATTCGGCAGATCGAGTCTCGGCCAGGAAGAAGGAACTCATGGACAAGGCAAGCGGCGCTGTCTTGAAAGCGATCCGCGACTACAACGCGACTCATCCGAGGCAGAAATAA
- a CDS encoding CDP-alcohol phosphatidyltransferase family protein: protein MADDLDSSSRRHTSPILEHSTKPRERHRGLIARTPNALTVSRFVLAAAWIVLARVAPEAFPAFATLAVVAALTDFIDGRVARRLGVAHDAGGWLDSIADVTFILVALGCYASARELPWSIPWLIALSFGQYTFDSLWLHRADAPVRSRLGHWGGIINYTLVLAMAVTKPESIARSYILEGVPIIELFYIAAIIERALAYRRR from the coding sequence GTGGCTGACGATCTGGACAGTTCGTCGCGGCGACATACGTCTCCGATCTTAGAGCATTCGACCAAACCGCGCGAACGACACCGCGGGCTGATCGCGCGAACGCCGAACGCACTCACCGTTTCACGCTTCGTATTGGCAGCTGCATGGATTGTACTGGCGAGGGTCGCGCCTGAGGCATTCCCCGCGTTCGCCACACTCGCTGTCGTCGCGGCGCTGACCGATTTCATCGACGGCCGAGTCGCGCGCCGCCTTGGCGTCGCGCACGATGCGGGTGGATGGCTCGATTCGATCGCGGACGTGACCTTTATACTTGTCGCACTCGGCTGCTATGCATCAGCGCGCGAGCTTCCGTGGTCGATTCCCTGGTTGATCGCGCTGTCGTTTGGGCAATACACCTTCGATTCGCTCTGGCTTCATCGGGCCGACGCACCGGTGCGAAGCCGGCTGGGCCATTGGGGCGGAATCATCAACTACACCCTGGTGCTGGCGATGGCAGTGACGAAACCCGAATCTATTGCGCGCTCCTACATCCTCGAAGGTGTTCCGATCATCGAGCTTTTCTACATCGCAGCGATCATCGAGCGCGCGCTCGCATATCGCCGCAGGTGA
- a CDS encoding TetR family transcriptional regulator, with product MAVMTKEAVLKEYRIRELMEAARRVIGRHGFEGTTIDRVAEEAHVAKGTIYLYFSNKEDLLHAAVFEGLRSMIDETRRSDRTDLPPLERLRAFVKGQFEIQSSNQDFLKAFFLESKFVTFEPGDERGEALRSLYTEHLDFVATILESAVKVHLFRTIDPQFCAYMLTEMMTGCLRRRLLGLVETPIGEDADLVLDLFLKGTVATPNA from the coding sequence ATGGCAGTAATGACAAAGGAAGCTGTTCTCAAGGAATACCGGATCAGGGAACTCATGGAGGCCGCGCGCAGGGTTATCGGGCGTCACGGGTTTGAGGGCACGACCATCGATCGGGTCGCCGAAGAAGCACACGTCGCGAAGGGCACTATCTATCTTTACTTCTCGAACAAAGAGGATTTGCTCCACGCGGCCGTGTTCGAAGGCCTGCGCTCGATGATCGATGAGACCCGGCGTTCGGACCGCACCGACCTTCCGCCGCTGGAGCGCCTGCGCGCCTTCGTAAAGGGTCAATTCGAGATCCAGAGTTCCAACCAGGACTTCCTCAAAGCATTTTTTCTCGAGAGCAAATTCGTCACCTTCGAGCCCGGCGATGAACGCGGCGAAGCTCTGCGCAGCCTCTACACCGAGCATCTCGACTTCGTCGCGACAATTCTCGAGTCGGCAGTCAAAGTGCATCTTTTCCGCACCATCGACCCTCAATTTTGCGCCTACATGCTCACCGAAATGATGACCGGATGCTTGCGGCGCCGCCTGCTCGGGTTGGTCGAAACTCCGATCGGAGAAGACGCGGACCTGGTTCTGGACTTGTTTCTCAAGGGAACCGTCGCAACGCCCAACGCGTGA
- a CDS encoding efflux RND transporter periplasmic adaptor subunit, translated as MNTTRLATVLCAAGLALSAMTGCRATAVAKAASNSPDLRMTVLVATTQMRPMERTAQVQGALYPRERTTLAANVDGAVVQIAADFGDRAKEGQVLMRIDPREYQLRLDSAAAAVDQARARLENSRARFDRAQELRKQELISQQEFDQSAATLRVDEADVDSAVKAAGLAHKKLDDTIVRAPFSGSVQKRMASLGQYVTVGTQLYELIATDPIKLRCPMPERFVPLARPGMPVRLTIDAQPGVSYTGAITRIAPALDDQSRTLLVEAEVPNPQGTLKPGYFAHVAMDLGQDQAVFVPETAVLRYAGVARVFVVENGIARAREVKTGTLMGNQIEITEGLRSGERIIVSEVDRLADGTPVAAREAS; from the coding sequence ATGAACACCACCCGCCTCGCGACCGTGCTGTGCGCGGCCGGCCTTGCCCTCTCGGCAATGACCGGTTGCCGCGCGACTGCCGTCGCCAAGGCCGCCAGCAACTCCCCCGATCTGCGAATGACTGTCCTCGTCGCCACCACCCAAATGCGCCCGATGGAACGCACCGCGCAGGTGCAAGGGGCCCTCTACCCGCGCGAGCGCACGACGCTTGCCGCCAATGTGGACGGCGCAGTCGTTCAGATCGCTGCCGATTTCGGGGATCGCGCGAAGGAAGGTCAGGTCTTGATGCGCATCGACCCGCGTGAGTATCAGCTCCGCCTCGACTCGGCCGCGGCCGCCGTCGACCAGGCGCGTGCCCGTCTTGAGAATTCGCGTGCCCGCTTTGACCGCGCCCAGGAGCTGCGCAAGCAGGAACTGATCTCCCAGCAGGAGTTCGATCAGTCCGCCGCAACGCTGCGGGTTGATGAGGCCGACGTCGACTCCGCAGTCAAGGCCGCGGGTCTGGCGCACAAGAAACTCGACGACACCATCGTCCGCGCGCCGTTTTCCGGGTCCGTGCAGAAGCGGATGGCGTCACTGGGCCAGTACGTGACCGTCGGCACGCAACTTTATGAGTTGATCGCGACCGATCCAATCAAGCTCCGCTGCCCGATGCCAGAACGATTTGTTCCGCTCGCACGCCCGGGTATGCCGGTCCGGCTGACGATCGACGCGCAGCCGGGCGTCAGCTATACCGGCGCCATCACCCGAATCGCACCGGCCCTCGATGATCAAAGCCGCACACTGCTGGTCGAGGCCGAGGTCCCGAACCCGCAGGGCACGCTTAAGCCGGGTTACTTTGCCCACGTAGCGATGGACCTTGGGCAGGACCAGGCCGTGTTTGTGCCCGAGACTGCGGTGCTGCGCTACGCGGGAGTAGCACGGGTTTTCGTGGTCGAGAACGGAATTGCACGTGCCCGGGAGGTGAAGACCGGCACGCTGATGGGTAACCAGATCGAAATCACCGAAGGACTCAGGTCCGGCGAGCGAATAATCGTCAGCGAAGTCGATCGTCTCGCTGACGGCACCCCGGTCGCGGCGAGAGAAGCATCGTGA
- a CDS encoding efflux RND transporter permease subunit, producing the protein MIIADLCVRRPIFATMFVGVLVVLGWFSYERLGVDLFPKVDVPSVVVTTTLPGAAPEETEARVTKPLEEAINTVSGIDELRSNTMEGISQIMVQFKLERDLDAAVQDVRDKISSALNQLPDGTKPPLVQKFELDAVPILTMTVVGYQSIKELTEIARRKLKEPLESVDGVGDIVIVGGREREIHVAVDANKLNATGISMQQVAAALERQNVEYPGGRLKQGLSEEMLRTLGRITEVPDFARIIVSEQDGRPVTVGDIATVEDSVKEPRSLSRWDNSNAVSLMVRKQSGENTIAVVDRVRARFEELKGTLPPGVEVVFTRDHSAFIKEAVHTVQEHLVLGGICAAIVVFFFLGSIRSTLIAAVAIPVSIISTYSLILWMGFTLNRMTLLALTLAVGIVIDDAIVVLENIYRFIEEKGMEPMAAAKAATAEVGLAVSATTLSLVVIFVPVAFIKGVMGRFLNSFGLTMAFAIMVSLLVAFTLTPMLCSRFLPRAGAIKRKSHDWRIFKWMEEWYDVALRWALGNRWIIIATSVALVLSIPTLGRMVGASFMPDDDTSEFAVNIKTPPGYSLLHTDSVVRQIEARLRTIPEVRHLFTTVGDTNGSDSVTKAQVVAKLAPINERWRSQEAVMGQARGLLREFPALRLSIDAVKPWEQNGYREADVEYDLRGSDLEVIKTYSDRLSAELKNMAGVVDLDSSYEGGLPELQVHIDRQKAADLGVSVDDVASTMRTMLQGDVVTRFREGQDTYDVRLQLQDQDRNDPAVVAGLTVPSSKVEQVRLDNVASLTHGTGPVEIDRQDRQRQIALVFNLGAGAAMNKMIETVRKKGAALDMPIGYTTAFGGQSKMYGEMVGGFAVAFLLSIIFMYMVLAAQFESFIHPITIMLSLPLAVPFALISLLVFRDHLTLFSTLGILLLFGIVKKNSILQIDQTLNLVRQGLPRTQAILTANRQRLRPILMTTAALVAGMIPVALGRGAGDSSVRAIALVVIGGQTLCLLITLLITPVAYSMFDDLETWWHGLRAQKSALRLVEPEIEASRQAVD; encoded by the coding sequence GTGATTATCGCCGATCTCTGCGTGCGCCGCCCGATCTTCGCCACGATGTTTGTGGGCGTGCTGGTAGTGCTCGGTTGGTTCTCCTACGAACGTCTCGGCGTCGATTTGTTTCCCAAGGTTGACGTGCCCTCCGTGGTGGTCACCACAACTCTTCCGGGCGCAGCACCAGAGGAAACCGAGGCTCGTGTCACCAAGCCGCTCGAGGAAGCAATCAACACGGTCAGCGGAATCGACGAGTTGCGCTCGAACACGATGGAGGGCATCTCGCAGATCATGGTCCAGTTCAAGCTGGAGCGTGATCTGGATGCAGCCGTGCAGGACGTGCGCGACAAGATTTCGAGCGCTTTGAATCAGCTGCCCGACGGCACCAAGCCTCCGCTCGTCCAGAAATTCGAGCTGGACGCGGTCCCGATCCTGACCATGACCGTGGTCGGCTACCAGAGTATCAAGGAACTAACCGAAATCGCGCGACGCAAACTGAAGGAGCCATTGGAATCCGTCGATGGCGTCGGGGATATCGTCATTGTCGGTGGGCGCGAGCGCGAGATTCACGTCGCCGTCGACGCAAACAAACTCAACGCGACCGGCATCTCGATGCAGCAGGTCGCGGCAGCGCTGGAACGGCAAAACGTCGAATACCCGGGCGGGCGACTCAAACAGGGTCTTTCCGAGGAGATGCTCCGCACGCTCGGGCGGATTACCGAGGTGCCGGACTTTGCCCGCATTATCGTGAGCGAGCAGGATGGGCGCCCAGTCACGGTCGGCGACATCGCGACCGTGGAAGACAGCGTGAAAGAACCGCGCTCGCTGTCGCGCTGGGACAATAGCAACGCGGTCTCGCTGATGGTGCGCAAGCAATCCGGCGAGAATACCATCGCGGTCGTCGATCGCGTGCGGGCGCGCTTCGAGGAACTGAAAGGTACCCTGCCGCCTGGCGTCGAAGTCGTTTTCACGCGCGATCATTCTGCCTTTATCAAGGAAGCCGTCCACACCGTGCAGGAGCACCTGGTGCTCGGCGGAATCTGCGCCGCGATCGTGGTGTTCTTCTTCCTGGGCTCTATCCGCTCCACGCTCATCGCGGCGGTGGCGATTCCGGTTTCGATTATTTCGACCTACTCGCTGATCCTGTGGATGGGCTTCACGCTCAACCGCATGACCCTGCTCGCACTCACGCTCGCGGTCGGAATCGTGATCGATGACGCGATCGTGGTGTTGGAGAACATCTACCGGTTCATCGAGGAAAAAGGCATGGAACCGATGGCGGCGGCAAAGGCGGCCACCGCCGAGGTCGGTCTGGCGGTTAGCGCGACTACGCTCTCGCTGGTCGTCATCTTCGTGCCGGTCGCGTTCATCAAGGGGGTGATGGGTCGGTTCCTGAACTCGTTCGGGCTGACGATGGCGTTTGCGATCATGGTGTCGCTACTGGTCGCGTTTACGCTGACCCCGATGCTGTGTTCGCGCTTTCTGCCGCGCGCGGGCGCGATCAAGCGCAAGTCGCATGACTGGCGCATCTTCAAGTGGATGGAAGAATGGTATGACGTTGCGCTGCGCTGGGCGCTCGGTAATCGATGGATCATAATTGCGACCTCGGTCGCGCTGGTCCTGTCGATTCCCACGCTGGGCAGAATGGTAGGCGCGTCGTTCATGCCCGATGACGACACCAGCGAGTTTGCGGTCAATATCAAGACCCCGCCCGGGTACTCGCTTCTGCATACCGATTCGGTGGTACGGCAAATCGAAGCGCGTCTGCGCACGATTCCGGAGGTGCGCCACCTGTTCACCACCGTCGGCGACACCAACGGTTCCGACAGCGTCACCAAGGCGCAGGTCGTCGCGAAACTTGCGCCGATCAATGAGCGTTGGCGCAGTCAGGAAGCAGTCATGGGGCAAGCGCGCGGCCTGCTGCGCGAGTTCCCCGCTCTTCGGCTCAGCATCGATGCGGTCAAGCCCTGGGAGCAGAACGGCTATCGCGAGGCGGATGTCGAATATGACCTGCGGGGATCGGATCTCGAGGTGATCAAGACTTATTCGGACCGCCTGAGCGCCGAGTTGAAGAACATGGCCGGCGTGGTCGATCTCGATTCGAGCTACGAGGGCGGCCTGCCCGAGTTGCAGGTGCACATCGACCGGCAGAAGGCCGCAGACCTCGGCGTTTCCGTCGATGACGTCGCCTCCACCATGCGGACCATGCTGCAAGGCGACGTCGTCACCCGCTTTCGCGAAGGCCAGGACACCTACGATGTCCGGCTCCAGCTCCAAGACCAGGATCGCAATGATCCGGCGGTTGTCGCCGGGCTCACGGTGCCATCGTCAAAGGTCGAGCAAGTGCGGCTGGACAATGTCGCTTCGCTGACCCATGGGACCGGCCCGGTCGAGATCGATCGCCAGGATCGGCAGCGGCAAATCGCGCTCGTATTCAATCTCGGCGCCGGGGCTGCGATGAACAAGATGATCGAAACGGTGCGCAAGAAGGGCGCGGCGCTCGACATGCCGATCGGTTATACGACCGCGTTCGGCGGCCAGAGCAAGATGTACGGAGAGATGGTCGGCGGGTTCGCGGTGGCCTTCCTGCTTTCAATCATTTTCATGTACATGGTGCTGGCCGCGCAGTTCGAAAGCTTCATACATCCGATAACGATTATGCTGTCGTTGCCGCTGGCGGTTCCCTTCGCACTGATCTCATTACTGGTTTTCCGCGACCATCTGACGCTGTTTTCGACGCTGGGAATCCTGCTGTTGTTCGGAATCGTCAAGAAAAATTCGATTCTGCAAATCGATCAGACCCTGAACTTGGTGCGCCAGGGTTTGCCCCGCACTCAGGCCATTCTCACAGCCAACCGCCAACGTCTGCGACCGATCCTGATGACGACCGCGGCGCTGGTCGCCGGGATGATCCCGGTCGCGCTTGGCCGGGGTGCTGGCGACAGCTCGGTCCGCGCGATCGCGCTGGTGGTAATTGGCGGCCAGACGTTGTGCCTGCTGATCACGCTTCTCATCACGCCGGTGGCGTACTCGATGTTCGACGACTTGGAAACCTGGTGGCATGGGTTGCGCGCGCAGAAATCCGCCCTCAGGTTGGTCGAGCCCGAGATAGAGGCTTCCCGTCAGGCGGTCGACTAG